A genomic segment from Acuticoccus sediminis encodes:
- a CDS encoding sugar ABC transporter substrate-binding protein has translation MPIKRMMACATMASALVLAATAADARPKTVDGPGYMPECFAPWAEDTAHFQWPAKEGPFKVAVVNGFVGNIWRIQMIKTAKAFVEQEEIAPLVSDLKVVSVGTDAAAQMGAIEDFINQGYNAIITIANSPTGFERVIRLANRNDVVLVPFDGLLDSKDVMQVNEDQYAMGVMSANWLIDHVGKSGKILEVRGVPGNSVDRDRHEGFRSVMEADGNDFEIVEVVGNWAPGDSQRVTADAIAVHGHFDGVFSQGGTNGTVQAMMAAGHPFVPIAGEAENGFRKQIAEHSGEGLIGLSYGQSPGLVAISIKAALEALQGNVMPQMISVPIPSVDFETVEDGVNYWSNLPDDFFTPNEFPPCNVNITAPEIMAESEKDN, from the coding sequence ATGCCCATCAAGCGGATGATGGCGTGCGCCACGATGGCGAGCGCCCTCGTTTTGGCCGCCACCGCGGCCGACGCGCGCCCCAAGACCGTCGACGGCCCCGGCTACATGCCCGAATGCTTCGCCCCGTGGGCGGAGGACACGGCCCACTTCCAGTGGCCGGCCAAGGAAGGCCCCTTCAAGGTCGCGGTCGTGAACGGCTTCGTCGGCAACATCTGGCGCATCCAGATGATCAAGACCGCCAAGGCCTTCGTCGAGCAGGAGGAGATCGCCCCGCTGGTCTCCGACCTCAAGGTCGTCTCGGTCGGGACGGACGCCGCGGCGCAGATGGGCGCCATCGAGGACTTCATCAATCAGGGCTACAACGCGATCATCACCATCGCCAACAGCCCGACCGGCTTCGAGCGCGTCATCCGCCTCGCCAACCGCAACGACGTCGTCCTCGTCCCCTTCGACGGCCTCCTCGACTCGAAGGACGTCATGCAGGTCAACGAGGACCAGTACGCCATGGGCGTGATGTCCGCGAACTGGCTGATCGACCACGTCGGCAAGTCGGGCAAGATCCTCGAGGTGCGCGGCGTCCCCGGCAACTCGGTCGACCGGGACCGACACGAGGGCTTCCGCTCCGTGATGGAGGCGGACGGCAACGACTTCGAGATCGTCGAGGTCGTCGGCAACTGGGCGCCGGGCGACTCCCAGCGCGTCACCGCCGACGCGATCGCCGTCCACGGCCACTTCGACGGCGTCTTCTCCCAGGGCGGCACCAACGGCACGGTGCAGGCGATGATGGCCGCCGGCCACCCGTTCGTGCCGATCGCCGGCGAGGCCGAGAACGGCTTCCGCAAGCAGATCGCCGAGCACTCGGGCGAGGGCCTGATCGGCCTGTCCTACGGCCAGTCGCCCGGCCTCGTCGCCATCTCCATCAAGGCCGCCCTCGAGGCGTTGCAGGGCAACGTCATGCCGCAGATGATCTCGGTGCCGATCCCCTCCGTCGATTTCGAGACGGTCGAGGACGGCGTGAACTACTGGTCCAACCTCCCCGACGACTTCTTCACGCCGAACGAGTTCCCGCCGTGCAACGTCAACATCACGGCGCCGGAGATCATGGCCGAGTCCGAGAAAGACAACTGA
- a CDS encoding sugar ABC transporter ATP-binding protein produces the protein MSEPQTPFLEMRGISKAYGGVKALTDVDFVARRGEIHAVLGENGAGKSTLIKIASGVVTPDTGTLVVDGTPRAFASPQEATAAGIVCMFQELSLLPDLTVADNIFITDPPRTRLGLIDRRAQRRGAEALLARVGCEDINPSTRIRDLPLSRRQMVEIAKALGRDPTLLILDEATSALTAADVEKVYEILHKLRADGLALLYISHRMHEIEELADTLSVFRNGQRVDTFAKGTHSDDAIVQMMIGREWANVYPAKPRRIAPPPLILEAENLTFPPALNGVSLSVGRGEIVGIGGLDGQGQRELLLALFGVLASVGGTVKIDGAPQRIGSPSAAKRPEIGMALIPEDRKTEGLMLPMSVGENITAASLGSVTKGVVIDRAAEAENIRRMVAEMQIKVGDLGSPVATLSGGNQQKVVIAKWLLTNPRIILLNDPTRGIDVGTKEEIYALLRRLADQGAAVVLYTTDYAELIGCCDRVLVMYEGRVVSELAGDDITETNIVSAALNLSGAAA, from the coding sequence ATGAGCGAGCCTCAAACCCCGTTCCTTGAGATGCGCGGCATCTCCAAGGCCTACGGTGGCGTGAAAGCCCTCACGGACGTGGATTTCGTCGCCCGCCGCGGCGAGATCCATGCCGTGCTGGGCGAGAACGGCGCCGGCAAATCCACCCTCATCAAGATCGCCTCGGGGGTCGTGACGCCGGATACCGGCACGCTCGTCGTCGACGGCACGCCACGCGCCTTCGCCTCCCCGCAGGAGGCGACGGCCGCCGGCATCGTCTGCATGTTCCAGGAGCTGTCGCTGTTGCCGGACCTCACGGTGGCCGACAACATCTTCATCACCGACCCGCCCCGCACCCGGCTCGGCCTGATCGACCGGCGCGCCCAGCGCCGCGGCGCCGAGGCGCTCCTCGCGCGCGTCGGCTGCGAGGACATCAACCCGTCGACCCGCATCCGCGACCTGCCGCTGTCGCGCCGGCAGATGGTCGAGATCGCCAAGGCGCTGGGCCGCGACCCGACCCTCCTCATCCTCGACGAGGCGACCTCGGCGCTGACCGCGGCGGATGTCGAAAAGGTCTACGAGATCCTTCACAAGCTGCGGGCCGACGGGCTCGCCCTCCTCTACATCTCCCACCGCATGCACGAGATCGAGGAGCTGGCCGACACGCTGTCGGTCTTCCGCAACGGCCAGCGCGTCGACACCTTCGCCAAGGGCACGCACTCGGACGACGCGATCGTGCAGATGATGATCGGCCGCGAGTGGGCCAACGTCTACCCGGCGAAGCCCAGACGCATCGCCCCGCCGCCGCTGATCCTCGAGGCGGAGAACCTCACCTTCCCGCCCGCCCTCAACGGCGTGTCGCTGTCGGTCGGACGGGGCGAGATCGTCGGCATCGGCGGGCTCGACGGACAGGGCCAGCGCGAGCTGCTGCTGGCGCTCTTCGGCGTCCTCGCCTCGGTCGGCGGGACGGTGAAGATCGACGGCGCGCCGCAGCGCATCGGCTCGCCGTCCGCGGCCAAGCGCCCCGAGATCGGCATGGCGCTCATCCCCGAGGACCGCAAGACGGAGGGGTTGATGCTGCCGATGAGCGTCGGCGAGAACATCACCGCCGCCTCGCTGGGGAGCGTCACGAAGGGCGTCGTCATCGACCGCGCGGCGGAGGCCGAGAACATCCGCCGCATGGTGGCGGAGATGCAGATCAAGGTGGGCGACCTCGGCTCGCCCGTGGCGACGCTGTCCGGCGGCAACCAGCAGAAGGTCGTCATCGCCAAGTGGCTGCTGACGAACCCGCGCATCATCCTCCTCAACGACCCGACGCGCGGCATCGACGTCGGCACCAAGGAGGAGATCTACGCCCTCCTGCGCCGCCTCGCCGACCAGGGCGCGGCCGTCGTCCTCTACACCACCGACTATGCCGAGCTGATCGGCTGCTGCGACCGGGTGCTCGTCATGTACGAGGGCCGCGTCGTCAGCGAGCTCGCGGGTGACGACATCACCGAGACCAACATCGTCTCCGCCGCCCTCAACTTGTCGGGAGCGGCCGCATGA
- a CDS encoding ABC transporter permease — translation MSSPSMPSRRPGFRLDLPIVIGLVFIVLILAVGTAYTLKTQGTATFLSPNYLVLQLHSGAFLGITAAGMMMVILLGHIDLSVPWTMTSGAMIATAIGGVMGDLAGLALGLAVGLVNGFGVAFLRVPSMIFTLGMNTVLLGLMVMLTGGHAPQSAATDVMVFLGADRTLGVPHSVVLWALVSAALVFVLTRTALGRYMYAIGNQEAAAYLSGVKTRLVIMAAFLMCSLCAVIAGMSLAGYSARAFQAMGDQYLLPSIAAVVLGGTTILGGQGRYSGTVIGVILIVLLQSVLNVMQMEEAYRQIIYGTVIITMLLIYGRQRSVAR, via the coding sequence ATGAGCTCTCCGTCCATGCCGTCCCGCCGCCCGGGCTTCCGGCTCGACCTGCCGATCGTCATCGGCCTCGTCTTCATCGTGCTGATCCTGGCGGTCGGCACCGCCTACACGCTGAAGACGCAGGGCACCGCGACCTTCCTGTCGCCCAACTACCTCGTCCTGCAGCTCCACTCCGGCGCGTTCCTTGGGATCACCGCGGCCGGCATGATGATGGTCATCCTGCTCGGCCACATCGACCTCTCGGTGCCCTGGACGATGACCTCCGGGGCGATGATCGCCACCGCCATCGGCGGCGTGATGGGCGACCTCGCCGGGCTCGCGCTCGGCCTGGCGGTGGGGCTCGTCAACGGATTCGGCGTCGCGTTCCTGCGGGTGCCGTCGATGATCTTCACCCTCGGCATGAACACCGTGCTCCTCGGCCTGATGGTCATGCTGACGGGCGGGCACGCGCCGCAGAGCGCGGCGACGGACGTGATGGTCTTCCTCGGCGCCGACCGCACCCTCGGGGTGCCGCACTCGGTGGTCCTCTGGGCGCTGGTCTCGGCGGCGCTCGTCTTCGTGCTGACCCGCACAGCCCTCGGCCGGTACATGTACGCGATCGGCAACCAGGAGGCCGCCGCCTACCTGTCGGGCGTGAAGACGCGGCTCGTCATCATGGCGGCGTTCCTGATGTGCTCGCTGTGCGCGGTGATCGCGGGGATGTCCCTCGCCGGCTATTCGGCGCGCGCCTTCCAGGCGATGGGCGACCAATACTTATTGCCGTCCATCGCCGCGGTCGTCCTGGGCGGGACGACAATCCTCGGCGGGCAAGGACGCTATTCCGGCACCGTCATCGGCGTGATCCTGATCGTCCTCCTGCAGAGCGTTCTGAACGTGATGCAGATGGAAGAGGCGTACCGCCAGATCATCTACGGTACCGTCATCATCACGATGCTGCTCATCTACGGCCGCCAGCGCTCCGTCGCGCGCTGA
- the bglX gene encoding beta-glucosidase BglX translates to MSDHDFVAALLQRMTLAEKIGQLNLLSAGEGPETGSPAVRNVQGRLEAGQLGGLFGTKSVRSVRAWQEIALAGSAHGIPLFFAEDVIHGHRTIFPLPIALGCAFNPQLWHDVARVAAIEASAEGINHVYAPMIDIARDPRWGRIAESPGEDPYLASRYAEAMVKGFEGDDPTALDTVVSCLKHFIAYGAAVGGRDYDNASLSPEDTIGVYAEPFRAGIAAGAGSVMGSFNALNKRPMHAHREMIRGWLRGKAGFEGLMVADYTGIMELSAHGLGDRETVSGLALIAGIDMDMMGEDYLNHLPRLAKEGLSRPESGIEISAAEICSAVDEACGRVLLLKKRIGLFDDPFRYCDDDRAAKATLAPAHRRLARTSITESSVLLKNDGVLPLEPGSRIAMVGAAADDRTNLLGTWSVSGDHRQAVTLLEGLHAAHDGPITCVKGSDIVEDPILADRLNVHGQTVFLDTRSATMMIDEAVAAARAAHVTVAVVGEAREASGECSSLTDITLPHPQRVLIEALAATGTPLVLVVKAGRPLALEQEMKLADAVLFVWFTGTEAGHGVADILTGEADPSGRLAASFPARTGQVPVHYQAESTGRPYPGRFEKFKTGYLDLPDTIPAATGLFPFGFGLSYTRFSYSKPTVDEARLKGPDAVAVLRVTVTNEGERTGTEVVQLYISDPIARITRPMIELRGFEKITLQPGMSREVVFHVTRRDLAYAMGESLLDVEWVWDPGVFVLRVGRNSRDLQGIPIHWDA, encoded by the coding sequence ATGTCCGACCATGACTTTGTCGCTGCGCTGCTGCAGCGGATGACGCTGGCCGAGAAGATCGGCCAGCTCAACCTCCTGAGCGCCGGCGAGGGTCCGGAGACCGGAAGCCCCGCCGTCCGCAACGTTCAGGGCCGCCTCGAAGCCGGTCAGCTCGGCGGCCTCTTCGGCACGAAGTCGGTCCGGTCCGTCCGCGCCTGGCAGGAGATCGCCCTGGCCGGCTCCGCCCACGGGATCCCCCTCTTCTTCGCCGAGGACGTGATCCACGGCCACCGGACGATCTTCCCGCTGCCCATCGCGCTCGGCTGCGCGTTCAACCCGCAGCTCTGGCACGACGTCGCACGCGTCGCCGCCATCGAGGCCTCGGCAGAAGGCATCAACCACGTCTACGCGCCGATGATCGACATCGCGCGCGACCCGCGCTGGGGCCGCATCGCCGAAAGCCCCGGCGAGGACCCCTACCTCGCCTCCCGCTACGCCGAGGCGATGGTGAAGGGCTTCGAGGGCGACGACCCGACCGCGCTCGACACGGTCGTCTCCTGCCTGAAGCACTTCATCGCCTACGGCGCCGCCGTCGGCGGGCGCGACTACGACAACGCCAGCCTCTCCCCCGAGGACACCATCGGCGTCTACGCCGAGCCGTTCCGCGCCGGCATCGCGGCGGGCGCGGGCTCGGTGATGGGTTCGTTCAATGCGCTCAACAAGCGCCCCATGCATGCGCATCGCGAGATGATCCGCGGCTGGCTGCGCGGCAAGGCCGGCTTCGAGGGGCTCATGGTGGCCGACTATACCGGCATCATGGAGCTCTCCGCCCACGGCCTCGGCGACCGCGAGACGGTGTCGGGGCTCGCCCTGATCGCCGGCATCGACATGGACATGATGGGCGAGGACTACCTCAACCACCTCCCCAGACTGGCCAAAGAGGGCCTGTCGCGACCCGAAAGCGGGATCGAGATCTCCGCCGCGGAGATCTGTTCGGCCGTCGACGAGGCGTGCGGGCGCGTCCTCCTGCTGAAGAAGCGCATCGGCCTCTTCGACGATCCGTTCCGCTACTGCGACGACGATCGTGCCGCCAAGGCGACGCTCGCCCCGGCCCATCGCCGGCTGGCGCGCACGTCCATCACCGAGAGCTCCGTCCTCCTCAAGAACGACGGCGTGCTGCCGCTGGAGCCGGGCTCGCGCATCGCGATGGTCGGCGCCGCGGCCGACGACCGGACCAACCTCCTCGGCACCTGGTCCGTTTCCGGCGACCACCGCCAGGCGGTGACCCTGCTGGAAGGGCTGCACGCCGCGCACGACGGGCCGATCACCTGTGTGAAGGGGTCGGACATCGTCGAGGACCCGATCCTCGCCGACCGCCTCAACGTGCACGGCCAGACCGTCTTCCTCGACACCCGCAGCGCCACCATGATGATCGACGAGGCGGTCGCTGCCGCCCGGGCGGCGCATGTCACCGTGGCCGTGGTCGGCGAGGCGCGGGAGGCGTCGGGCGAGTGCTCGTCGTTGACCGACATCACCCTGCCGCATCCCCAGCGCGTCCTCATCGAGGCCCTGGCCGCCACCGGCACACCGCTCGTCCTGGTGGTGAAGGCCGGACGGCCGTTGGCGCTCGAACAGGAGATGAAGCTCGCCGACGCGGTGCTCTTCGTGTGGTTCACCGGAACCGAGGCGGGGCACGGCGTCGCCGACATCCTGACCGGAGAGGCGGACCCGTCCGGCCGGCTCGCCGCCTCCTTCCCCGCCCGCACCGGGCAGGTCCCGGTCCACTACCAGGCCGAATCCACGGGGCGGCCCTATCCCGGCCGGTTCGAGAAGTTCAAGACCGGCTATCTCGACCTGCCGGACACGATCCCGGCGGCGACCGGCCTCTTCCCCTTCGGCTTCGGCCTCTCCTACACCCGCTTCTCCTACAGCAAGCCCACCGTCGATGAGGCACGCCTCAAGGGGCCGGACGCGGTGGCCGTGCTGCGCGTGACCGTCACCAACGAGGGTGAGCGGACCGGCACCGAGGTCGTGCAGCTCTACATCTCCGACCCGATCGCGCGGATCACCCGGCCGATGATCGAGCTGCGGGGCTTCGAGAAGATCACCCTGCAGCCGGGGATGAGCCGGGAGGTGGTCTTCCACGTCACCCGGCGGGATCTCGCCTACGCCATGGGCGAGTCGCTGCTCGACGTCGAATGGGTCTGGGACCCGGGCGTCTTCGTCCTGCGCGTCGGCCGCAACTCGCGCGACCTGCAGGGCATCCCGATCCACTGGGACGCGTGA
- a CDS encoding ATP-binding cassette domain-containing protein produces the protein MAVVLHLLLVDAPGAMFSGLSYLSTWAGTAMAITWGVGLSVLPLLYAFGRAHPKLRQPLRRPGKTPVSGMRGFWGLLSAYWTSERWAEAWSLTIAVFAITTLISKSSVWAATASADFLNSIVSFHTPTEGTDPVAVLMMAVAAFGGIYLARYGAIGFRHFVSASLHRKARGWTQAQFSSAMLGRNHIAMNLMSNRDAAPGAVGRMPDNVDQRVDECTNNMFGGIIGLAMGVWGSVTSIYFVSSAIISRSVEVPFLERWFAAAGAAATDAFGATVGAALTFSPGEYGSALLVAVVIALYVPLGTFCAWLLGRVLERQTLERQARDGTWRGELNEMLGRSGQLAISGGQRVQEQTNGKLYRGIDEVWHRMNITQAGFMMFTNSYNFLSKRLVSYLPALPGYLSGALTFRAYSATSELAAELIEDCSWFIQVMPAIATLKANAVRLSEVAEAIEVASDQTEFYSQTGVHKFRHLSQDPHFGLTLKNVALHHRGKDSAPFLTVPQINIRPGHWAYVRGQNGCGKSSLMKAIAGLWPYGTGDIVLPTGAKMFFAGQDPDLPTRLTLKELVTYPDFPSRFSDIQVAAALAEVGLGKFIANLDDDLHHGKPWNNVFSGGQRQRLVLARIILQKPDVLLLDEACAALDPLATLEFHRLLAENLPKAIVISIMHTPEPPVAPGGKAYYDKILYIEDGIADIHALGHAAPAVDQIAAE, from the coding sequence ATGGCGGTCGTACTCCACCTCCTCCTCGTCGATGCCCCCGGCGCGATGTTCTCCGGCCTCTCGTATCTCTCCACCTGGGCCGGCACGGCCATGGCGATCACGTGGGGCGTCGGCCTTTCGGTCCTGCCGCTCCTATACGCCTTCGGCCGGGCTCATCCGAAGCTGCGGCAGCCGCTGCGCCGTCCCGGCAAGACTCCGGTCTCCGGCATGCGCGGGTTCTGGGGCCTTCTGTCCGCCTACTGGACGTCCGAGCGCTGGGCCGAGGCCTGGTCGCTGACGATCGCCGTCTTCGCCATCACTACGCTGATCTCCAAGTCCAGCGTCTGGGCTGCCACGGCGAGCGCCGACTTCCTCAACTCCATCGTCTCGTTCCACACCCCGACCGAGGGGACGGACCCGGTCGCCGTGCTGATGATGGCGGTCGCCGCCTTCGGCGGCATCTACCTCGCCCGCTACGGCGCCATCGGCTTCCGCCACTTCGTCTCGGCATCGCTGCACCGCAAGGCGCGCGGCTGGACCCAGGCGCAGTTCTCCTCCGCGATGCTCGGCCGCAACCACATCGCGATGAACCTGATGTCGAACCGCGACGCGGCGCCGGGCGCGGTCGGCCGCATGCCTGACAACGTCGACCAGCGCGTCGACGAGTGCACGAACAACATGTTCGGCGGCATCATCGGCCTCGCCATGGGCGTCTGGGGCTCGGTCACGTCGATCTACTTCGTCTCCTCGGCGATCATCTCCCGCTCGGTCGAGGTGCCGTTCCTGGAGCGCTGGTTCGCCGCGGCCGGCGCCGCCGCCACCGACGCGTTCGGCGCGACCGTCGGCGCCGCGCTGACCTTCTCGCCCGGCGAGTACGGCTCGGCCCTGCTGGTCGCGGTCGTCATCGCCCTCTACGTCCCGCTGGGCACCTTCTGCGCCTGGCTCCTCGGCCGCGTCCTGGAGCGCCAGACGCTGGAGCGGCAGGCCCGCGACGGCACGTGGCGCGGCGAGCTGAACGAGATGCTGGGCCGCTCCGGCCAGCTCGCGATCTCGGGCGGCCAGCGCGTCCAGGAGCAGACCAACGGCAAGCTGTACCGCGGCATCGACGAGGTCTGGCACCGGATGAACATCACCCAGGCCGGGTTCATGATGTTCACCAACAGCTACAACTTCCTGTCGAAGCGGCTGGTCTCGTACCTGCCAGCGCTGCCGGGCTACCTCTCCGGCGCGCTGACCTTCCGCGCCTACTCGGCGACGTCCGAGCTGGCCGCGGAGCTGATCGAGGACTGCTCCTGGTTCATCCAGGTCATGCCCGCAATCGCCACCCTGAAGGCCAACGCCGTCCGCCTCTCGGAGGTCGCCGAGGCCATCGAGGTCGCGTCCGACCAGACCGAATTCTACAGCCAGACCGGCGTCCACAAGTTCCGCCACCTGTCGCAGGACCCCCACTTCGGCCTGACGCTGAAGAACGTCGCCCTGCACCACCGCGGCAAGGACAGCGCGCCGTTCCTGACCGTGCCGCAGATCAACATCCGTCCCGGTCACTGGGCCTACGTCCGTGGCCAGAACGGGTGCGGCAAATCGAGCCTGATGAAGGCGATCGCCGGCCTGTGGCCCTACGGCACGGGCGACATCGTCCTGCCGACCGGCGCGAAGATGTTCTTCGCCGGCCAGGACCCGGACCTGCCGACCCGCCTGACGCTGAAGGAGCTCGTCACCTACCCCGACTTCCCCTCGCGCTTCAGCGACATCCAGGTCGCGGCAGCGCTGGCGGAAGTCGGCCTCGGCAAGTTCATCGCCAACCTCGACGACGACCTGCACCACGGCAAGCCCTGGAACAACGTCTTTTCCGGCGGCCAGCGCCAGCGGCTCGTCCTGGCACGGATCATCCTGCAGAAGCCCGACGTGCTGCTGCTCGACGAGGCCTGTGCGGCGCTCGATCCGCTCGCCACCCTGGAGTTCCACCGGCTGCTGGCGGAGAACCTGCCGAAGGCCATCGTCATCTCGATCATGCACACCCCGGAGCCGCCCGTGGCCCCCGGCGGCAAGGCCTACTACGACAAGATTCTCTACATCGAGGATGGCATCGCGGACATTCACGCACTAGGTCACGCGGCACCAGCGGTCGATCAGATCGCAGCCGAATAG
- a CDS encoding glucoamylase family protein has protein sequence MSELNPGRPEKGLSDDALRDATARAALGYFWDFAHPASGMARERSAGSFGYDTSAIVTTGGTGFGIMALIVGAAREWLPRDAVADRIARIAAFLEGAEAHHGIFPHFMDGATGATVPFTPTDDGGDLVETAFLMAGLLTARQAFPDRDDIVDPVNRLYRAADWAAHVRETDHGLMWHRSDHHPWTPKSLPIRGWNECLITFVLAAGSPTHPIDPAIYHDSWARAEQFRNGHSYYGVRLPLGPELGGPLFMAQYSFLGLDPNDLTDEYADYGEQVRAHALVNRAHCIANPGGFEGYGPNCWGLTASDSTIGYSAHSPTNDIGVITPTAAVASMPYVPAESTAALRHFVDDLGDRLWGPYGLVDAFEPGGDWIAPGTLAIDQAPIVVMLENYRSRLIWDLFMSAPEVQTGLVRLGFHSPRLPVA, from the coding sequence GTGAGCGAGCTTAACCCCGGCCGCCCCGAAAAGGGCCTCTCCGACGACGCGCTGCGCGACGCCACCGCCCGCGCCGCGCTCGGCTATTTCTGGGACTTCGCCCACCCGGCGAGCGGCATGGCGCGCGAGCGGAGCGCCGGCAGCTTCGGCTACGACACGAGCGCGATCGTCACCACCGGCGGCACCGGCTTCGGCATCATGGCGCTGATCGTCGGCGCCGCGCGGGAGTGGCTGCCGCGTGACGCCGTGGCGGACCGCATCGCCCGCATCGCCGCCTTCCTGGAGGGCGCCGAGGCGCACCACGGGATCTTCCCGCACTTCATGGACGGGGCGACGGGCGCCACCGTCCCCTTCACCCCCACCGACGACGGGGGCGACCTCGTCGAGACCGCGTTCCTGATGGCGGGCCTCCTCACCGCACGCCAGGCCTTCCCCGACCGTGACGACATCGTCGACCCGGTGAACCGGCTCTACCGTGCGGCGGACTGGGCGGCGCATGTCAGGGAGACCGACCACGGCCTGATGTGGCACCGCAGCGACCACCACCCGTGGACCCCGAAGAGCCTGCCGATCCGCGGCTGGAACGAATGCCTGATCACGTTCGTGCTCGCGGCGGGATCGCCCACCCACCCGATCGACCCGGCGATCTACCACGACTCCTGGGCGCGCGCGGAGCAGTTCCGCAACGGGCACAGCTACTACGGTGTCCGCCTGCCGCTCGGGCCGGAGCTGGGCGGCCCCCTCTTCATGGCCCAGTATTCGTTTCTGGGTCTCGACCCGAACGACCTGACGGACGAGTACGCCGACTATGGCGAGCAGGTGCGCGCGCACGCCCTGGTGAACCGCGCGCACTGCATCGCCAACCCCGGCGGCTTCGAGGGCTATGGCCCCAACTGCTGGGGTCTCACGGCGAGCGACAGCACCATCGGCTACTCGGCCCACTCGCCCACAAACGACATCGGCGTCATCACGCCCACCGCCGCCGTCGCCTCGATGCCCTACGTCCCGGCGGAATCGACGGCGGCACTGCGCCATTTCGTCGACGACCTCGGCGACCGCCTGTGGGGCCCCTACGGTCTCGTCGACGCCTTCGAGCCGGGCGGCGACTGGATCGCGCCCGGAACGCTCGCCATCGACCAGGCCCCGATCGTCGTCATGCTGGAGAACTATCGCAGCCGGCTGATCTGGGACCTCTTCATGTCAGCCCCGGAGGTGCAGACCGGTCTGGTCCGCCTCGGCTTCCACAGCCCGCGGCTCCCGGTCGCCTAG
- a CDS encoding ABC transporter permease, with protein MSALDRFVRYNAGILLAIALFGVLYGTYAVLHPNWGINVVLQNANETLALIFVGMAQTMAVLVGGLDLSVGPLMTFTNCFGSVVMAESGGSVLAGVVGALALGAACGFFNGCVIVYGRIQPIIATLATGAIYLGAALILRPTPGGNVNADIAWALTNDINELGYTFGLWEDVGPIGLLPMQAIFLALIVFLVWLPFRATVLGRGCYAVGSNEQAAYMSGLNVDRSKIAAFTLAGFFAGCAGVYLTLQMGSGNADAPQAAEYTLRSIAAVVIGGTSLYGGTGGVIGTIFGALVLRSITFIFRVIPEGAAIGFVADPLLQPLFEGLILLLAVSLGAARVLRVKNRLSLFT; from the coding sequence ATGAGCGCCCTCGACCGTTTCGTGCGCTACAACGCCGGCATCCTCCTCGCGATCGCGCTGTTCGGCGTCCTCTACGGCACATACGCGGTGCTGCACCCGAACTGGGGCATCAACGTCGTCCTGCAGAACGCCAACGAGACGCTGGCGCTTATCTTCGTCGGCATGGCGCAGACGATGGCCGTCCTCGTCGGCGGCCTCGACCTCTCGGTCGGCCCCCTCATGACCTTCACCAACTGTTTCGGCTCGGTGGTGATGGCAGAGAGCGGCGGGTCGGTCCTCGCCGGGGTCGTCGGCGCGCTGGCGCTCGGCGCGGCGTGCGGCTTCTTCAACGGCTGCGTCATCGTCTACGGCCGCATCCAGCCGATCATCGCGACGCTCGCCACCGGTGCGATCTACCTCGGCGCGGCGCTGATCCTGCGGCCGACGCCCGGCGGCAACGTCAACGCCGACATCGCCTGGGCGCTCACCAACGACATCAACGAGCTCGGCTACACCTTCGGCCTCTGGGAAGACGTCGGCCCCATCGGCCTCCTGCCGATGCAGGCGATCTTCCTCGCCCTCATCGTCTTCCTGGTGTGGCTGCCGTTCCGCGCCACCGTGCTCGGCCGCGGCTGCTACGCGGTCGGCTCCAACGAGCAGGCGGCGTACATGTCCGGCCTCAACGTCGACCGCTCCAAGATCGCCGCCTTCACGCTCGCCGGCTTCTTCGCCGGTTGCGCCGGAGTCTACCTGACGCTGCAGATGGGATCCGGCAACGCCGACGCGCCCCAGGCGGCGGAGTACACTCTCCGCTCCATCGCGGCGGTGGTGATCGGCGGAACGTCGCTCTACGGCGGGACCGGCGGGGTGATCGGCACCATCTTCGGGGCGCTGGTGCTGCGTTCGATCACGTTCATCTTCCGCGTGATCCCGGAAGGCGCCGCGATCGGCTTCGTCGCCGATCCGCTGCTCCAGCCCCTCTTCGAGGGTCTCATCCTCCTCCTTGCGGTCAGCCTCGGCGCGGCGCGCGTCCTGCGCGTCAAGAACCGCCTCTCGCTCTTTACCTGA